The following are from one region of the Nicotiana tabacum cultivar K326 chromosome 3, ASM71507v2, whole genome shotgun sequence genome:
- the LOC107769854 gene encoding elongator complex protein 5, which produces MAETINRALRDGAFEGEHAPVLSIKDTIHTPLGSFVFNHNLTQLTSNILAGKSQSRGVVLVALARPPSFYAELLKNKGFDISSSSKWLRVLDCYSDPLGWKKKLMERGTVRNPYEDTLLRTSLCKNLKELDKVFSSIVELGNEIVEEGKGRFAVAIDSVSEILRHSSLPSVARILSHLRSHDQVSCIFCLLHVDLHEAKVAATLEYLSTMHADVEPIVQRTNGQRSTSEDLPMVEQCFKRGKFHVRFKRRNGRVRVMREELYVEGSDIKFKEVSSEDGMTAQSLVPKVQFNLELSEKERLDRAKVVLPFEHQGTGKPIQIYDGRKSLNESEIEQQQASVEKPQTTEDSGRGEIIYFRDSDDEMPDSDEDPDDDLDI; this is translated from the exons ATGGCGGAAACAATCAACAGAGCTCTCCGTGACGGAGCATTCGAAGGAGAACACGCTCCCGTTCTTAGCATAAAGGATACTATCCACACCCCTCTCGGTTCCTTCGTCTTCAACCATAATCTCACGCAACTCACGTCCAACATCCTCGCCGGTAAATCACAGTCTCG AGGCGTTGTGCTGGTTGCTTTAGCTCGGCCTCCGTCGTTCTATGCTGAACTGTTGAAAAATAAAGGTTTCGACATTTCTTCATCAAGTAAATG GCTAAGAGTTTTAGATTGCTATTCGGATCCTCTTGGATGGAAAAAAAAGTTGATGGAGAGAGGAACTGTAAGAAATCCGTACGAAGACACCTTACTTAGAACTAGTTTATGTAAAAACTTGAAAGAATTGGACAAGGTTTTTTCTTCAATTGTTGAACTAGGAAACG AAATAGTTGAAGAGGGAAAAGGGAGATTTGCAGTTGCAATAGACTCG GTAAGTGAGATCTTGAGACATTCATCTCTACCTTCTGTTGCAAGAATCTTAAGTCATCTTCGCAGTCATG ACCAGGTCTCATGCATATTTTGCTTGTTGCATGTGGACCTTCATGAGGCCAAGGTGGCTGCCACTCTTGAATATTTGTCCACTATGCATGCGGATGTGGAGCCAATAGTTCAAAGAACAAACGGACAGAGAAGCACCTCAGAGGACCTCCCAATGGTGGAACAATGCTTTAAAAGAGGGAAATTTCATGTACGCTTTAAACGCAGAAATGGACGTGTCAGAGTGatg AGGGAAGAGCTTTATGTTGAGGGATCAGACATCAAATTTAAAGAAGTTTCATCTGAAGATGGAATGACTGCTCAAAGTCTTGTTCCAAAG GTTCAATTCAATTTAGAGCTGTCAGAGAAGGAGAGACTGGACCGGGCGAAAGTCGTACTCCCATTTGAGCACCAAG GAACTGGTAAACCCATTCAAATCTATGATGGTCGCAAATCGCTTAATGAAAGCGAAATTGAGCAGCAACAAGCGTCAGTTGAGAAACCACAAACAACTGAGGATTCTGGCAGGGGTGAAATAATATATTTTCGGGATTCAGATGATGAGATGCCAGATTCAGATGAGGACCCCGACGATGATTTGGACATATGA